A genome region from Staphylococcus capitis subsp. capitis includes the following:
- a CDS encoding LysR family transcriptional regulator: METDYIRDILEVAKYNSFNKASEVMNISTPAIRKRVTSVENELNQQIFIRNRKGVFLTKEGQSILEKLNKIYEEVEKVKISNSQINKRDIKVGLLPSINPHNIKKIEETEDLNFQYIINDNTASLIESLKIKEIDVAIGDIGNVAIKNFYAQKFYEEDYFIVYSKRREKLNNSLLNLGNERIYIQTPPCDTLHFLNKVLKIKEDLLVYNDYFETILANVSANKGITLLPESYLDKVSDNLNYIKLEEYVREIGLISSSESSNAYVNEILSN; encoded by the coding sequence ATGGAGACAGATTATATTAGAGATATATTGGAAGTGGCTAAATATAATAGCTTTAACAAAGCATCAGAGGTAATGAATATCAGCACGCCTGCAATACGAAAAAGAGTTACTTCAGTCGAAAATGAATTAAATCAACAAATATTCATAAGAAACAGAAAAGGTGTGTTCTTAACTAAAGAAGGTCAATCAATACTAGAGAAACTAAATAAAATTTATGAAGAAGTTGAAAAAGTAAAAATTAGTAACTCACAGATAAACAAAAGAGACATAAAAGTAGGGTTACTTCCGAGTATTAACCCACATAATATTAAAAAAATTGAAGAAACTGAGGATTTGAATTTTCAATATATAATTAATGATAATACAGCTAGCTTGATAGAATCATTAAAAATTAAAGAAATAGATGTAGCTATTGGCGATATCGGTAACGTGGCGATAAAGAACTTTTATGCTCAAAAGTTTTATGAAGAAGATTACTTCATAGTCTATTCTAAAAGACGAGAAAAGTTGAATAATTCATTGTTAAATCTTGGTAATGAAAGAATTTACATTCAAACACCACCATGTGACACACTGCATTTTTTAAACAAAGTTTTAAAAATTAAAGAAGATCTATTAGTTTACAACGATTATTTTGAGACAATTTTAGCCAATGTCTCTGCAAATAAAGGTATAACTCTTTTACCAGAATCATACTTGGATAAGGTAAGTGATAACCTTAATTATATAAAGCTTGAAGAATACGTACGTGAAATAGGTCTCATATCATCTAGTGAATCGTCAAACGCGTATGTAAATGAGATATTAAGCAATTAG
- a CDS encoding YfiT family bacillithiol transferase: MDVRFPIGELELPNKVTLVDVNQWMSEVETYIDQLKNVVNDLSDEQLTKKYREGSWTVRQLVHHIADSQMQLFSRLKLALTEEHPSAPEFDQNQWVDLADSSLPIEISIQLLDALNQRVVAIGKNVSNSDLERKVNLEGTGDLTVAFLLAKLSWHERHHLEHIKIALSN, encoded by the coding sequence ATGGATGTTAGATTTCCTATAGGAGAATTAGAGTTACCGAACAAAGTAACTTTAGTTGATGTGAACCAATGGATGAGTGAAGTAGAAACATATATTGATCAACTAAAAAATGTTGTTAATGACCTATCAGATGAGCAACTAACTAAAAAATATCGAGAAGGTAGTTGGACAGTTAGACAACTTGTACATCATATTGCAGACTCTCAAATGCAATTATTTAGCCGCTTAAAGTTAGCCTTAACTGAGGAACACCCATCAGCACCTGAGTTTGACCAAAATCAGTGGGTGGATTTAGCAGACTCAAGTTTACCTATCGAAATTTCTATACAATTACTAGATGCCCTAAATCAACGTGTTGTTGCTATTGGTAAAAACGTATCAAACTCGGACCTTGAAAGGAAAGTTAATTTAGAGGGAACAGGTGACTTAACCGTAGCATTCTTATTGGCTAAATTATCATGGCATGAGCGTCATCATCTAGAACACATTAAAATTGCACTTTCAAATTAA
- a CDS encoding ABC-ATPase domain-containing protein, whose amino-acid sequence MKSAQALERTLKSLDGQKYGAYKRTKGVYEFDQFRLAIDHVQVDPFAPPSKMRCIVARDEAGIPDQLLDDKYKRIAVSDFLTRAVHNKVRELTKKDKKSGKIQIDRCGQEMLERTSVVINDTDIEARIEVGLPAAGRKILGKAVAHTIIDTLPEIVDQALHYQHLDHSKLQDQVNLIKDQMYIREELDKRNLVSFVANDAILPRQSGVSDRPMHHAIQFQSPEKFEIQLDLPSGKSIKGMGIPKGITLIVGGGYHGKSTLLEALERGVYNHIDGDGREYVITQHDAMKIRAEDGRSIEKVNIQPFIDHLPGKKDTTEFSTENASGSTSQAANVMEALEAQTSLLLIDEDTSATNFMIRDGRMQKLIAPEKEPITPFSNKVKPLYEDYDVSTILIVGGSGDYFDVADQVLMMDEYHLKDVTVEAKDIAQSTGYERLDMSNSEFGSIPSRVPLKSTFNKKGKDGRFKAKGLNAVTYGKEPIQISGLEQLVDDSQTNSLAVMLDYLNNELLNDNDTLIEATDRLYQRIEAEGLEVISHHQGHPGNLALPRKQELIGTINRYRGLHIRSDKTE is encoded by the coding sequence TTGAAAAGTGCTCAAGCGCTAGAACGCACTTTAAAGTCATTAGATGGGCAAAAATATGGTGCCTATAAACGTACGAAAGGTGTGTATGAATTCGATCAATTTAGACTTGCGATAGACCATGTACAAGTCGATCCGTTTGCACCACCTTCTAAAATGAGATGTATCGTAGCTAGGGATGAGGCAGGCATACCTGATCAATTATTAGATGACAAATATAAACGTATTGCTGTGAGTGATTTCTTAACGCGAGCAGTGCACAATAAGGTGAGAGAGCTAACAAAAAAGGATAAAAAATCTGGGAAGATACAAATCGATCGTTGTGGACAAGAGATGTTAGAGCGTACCTCTGTGGTGATTAATGATACTGACATTGAAGCGCGTATCGAAGTGGGATTACCTGCAGCAGGCCGTAAAATTCTTGGTAAAGCAGTTGCACATACAATTATCGATACCTTACCAGAAATTGTTGATCAAGCATTACACTATCAACATCTTGACCATTCTAAACTTCAAGATCAAGTCAATCTCATTAAAGATCAGATGTATATTCGAGAAGAATTAGACAAACGCAACCTTGTTTCGTTTGTTGCTAACGATGCAATCTTACCTCGACAAAGTGGAGTATCTGACCGTCCTATGCATCACGCTATTCAGTTTCAAAGTCCAGAAAAATTTGAGATTCAATTAGACTTGCCTAGTGGAAAATCTATTAAAGGTATGGGCATACCTAAAGGAATTACTTTAATCGTAGGTGGCGGTTATCATGGTAAATCCACATTACTCGAAGCACTTGAGCGTGGTGTATATAATCACATTGACGGAGATGGTAGAGAGTATGTCATCACACAACATGATGCGATGAAGATTCGTGCTGAAGATGGCAGAAGTATTGAGAAAGTCAATATTCAACCATTTATCGATCACTTGCCAGGTAAGAAAGATACTACGGAATTCTCAACAGAAAATGCAAGTGGCAGTACGTCTCAAGCAGCAAATGTGATGGAGGCTTTAGAAGCTCAGACATCGCTTTTACTTATCGATGAAGATACATCTGCGACGAACTTTATGATTCGAGACGGACGTATGCAAAAGTTGATTGCTCCCGAAAAAGAACCGATTACACCATTTTCAAATAAAGTTAAACCATTATATGAGGATTACGATGTCTCAACAATTCTTATTGTTGGTGGCTCAGGAGATTACTTTGATGTGGCTGACCAAGTATTAATGATGGATGAATATCATTTGAAAGATGTGACAGTTGAGGCAAAAGACATCGCACAATCTACAGGATATGAAAGACTTGATATGTCCAACAGTGAATTTGGTAGCATTCCGTCTAGAGTCCCTCTTAAATCTACCTTCAATAAGAAAGGCAAAGATGGTCGTTTTAAAGCTAAAGGGCTTAATGCAGTTACTTATGGTAAAGAACCTATCCAAATCTCTGGTTTAGAGCAACTTGTCGATGATAGCCAGACTAATAGTTTAGCAGTGATGTTAGATTATCTTAACAACGAATTACTCAATGATAATGATACATTGATTGAAGCAACAGATCGTTTATATCAACGTATTGAAGCAGAAGGTTTAGAAGTTATTTCACATCATCAAGGTCACCCAGGTAATTTAGCCTTACCACGTAAACAAGAGTTGATAGGTACAATTAATAGATATAGAGGATTACACATTCGTAGCGATAAAACTGAATAG
- a CDS encoding MepB family protein has translation MTFKSVQLMEDLVRNLNINFEIYANEKWNKEYEALDLSINHIKCKSRLAKKTNKKQGYFKTLWTKDSMSVNQPFEYANFPEKLIVNVIDKDKLGQFIFPKDELLKREILSNHFKKGKMAFRVYPSWVTHLNSTALKTQVWQSKYFIDLTENIDKQTILRLYG, from the coding sequence ATGACATTTAAGTCTGTTCAATTGATGGAAGATTTAGTGAGAAATTTGAATATAAACTTTGAAATATATGCTAATGAAAAATGGAATAAAGAATATGAAGCACTAGATTTGAGTATTAATCATATAAAATGTAAAAGCAGATTAGCTAAGAAAACGAATAAAAAACAGGGATATTTCAAAACATTATGGACTAAAGATTCGATGTCAGTTAATCAACCATTTGAGTATGCTAATTTTCCTGAGAAATTAATAGTAAATGTGATTGATAAGGACAAACTGGGCCAATTTATCTTTCCAAAAGATGAATTATTAAAACGAGAGATATTAAGTAATCATTTTAAGAAAGGTAAAATGGCCTTTAGAGTTTATCCTAGTTGGGTTACACACTTAAATTCTACTGCCCTAAAAACGCAAGTATGGCAGAGTAAATATTTTATAGACTTAACGGAAAACATTGATAAACAGACTATATTAAGGTTATATGGGTAG
- the rarD gene encoding EamA family transporter RarD: MTSEYKKGIFFALGAYVLWGILPIYWELIDHIGAFEILAFRIIFSMIFMILLLVVGRKQREAFLRDVNQLFIHPVQLVAIIVAGYVITINWGTFIWAVTNGHVLQSSLGYYINPLVSIVLALIFLKERFNKFEWLAIIFALIGVLYMTIKIGEFPFVSIMLALSFGVYGLLKKIVHIDAISSIAIECIVTAPAGIIYVIYLWQQHHMTFGFNMSSFWLVFSGAVTAIPLILFSAGAKRIPLSLTGFIQYVGPTIMFILGIFVFKEKFDVHQLITFIFIWIGIILYSISQYMNIKRNPIAK, translated from the coding sequence ATGACATCTGAGTATAAAAAAGGAATATTTTTTGCGTTAGGTGCTTACGTTTTATGGGGGATACTCCCTATTTATTGGGAACTTATAGATCATATTGGTGCATTTGAAATTCTTGCTTTTAGAATTATTTTCTCAATGATATTTATGATTCTTCTGCTTGTAGTAGGGCGCAAACAACGAGAGGCGTTCCTTAGAGATGTGAATCAATTATTTATACATCCTGTACAACTTGTAGCAATTATTGTAGCGGGATATGTAATCACGATAAATTGGGGAACTTTTATATGGGCAGTAACAAATGGTCATGTACTTCAATCAAGTTTAGGTTATTATATTAATCCACTTGTCAGTATCGTGCTAGCACTCATTTTCCTAAAAGAGAGATTTAACAAATTTGAATGGTTAGCCATCATCTTTGCATTAATAGGTGTACTCTATATGACTATTAAAATAGGTGAATTTCCATTCGTATCTATCATGCTCGCCTTATCATTTGGTGTATATGGACTCCTTAAAAAGATTGTACATATCGATGCGATTAGCAGTATAGCGATAGAGTGTATTGTCACTGCGCCAGCGGGAATAATTTATGTTATCTACTTATGGCAACAACATCACATGACGTTTGGATTTAATATGTCGTCATTTTGGCTTGTCTTCTCAGGGGCAGTAACAGCAATCCCACTAATATTGTTCTCAGCAGGAGCGAAACGTATACCATTATCACTTACAGGTTTTATTCAGTATGTAGGACCAACAATTATGTTTATTCTTGGCATTTTCGTCTTTAAAGAAAAGTTTGATGTACATCAATTAATTACATTTATATTTATATGGATTGGAATTATTCTATATAGTATTTCGCAATATATGAATATTAAGAGAAATCCAATTGCGAAATAA
- a CDS encoding DUF418 domain-containing protein: protein MDKKRIVELDIIRGIAISVVLFANVSEVLPIFGDEKKPHFTSLDCMIKQFFSLFIDGRFIMLFTLLFGIGMGIFMNNARKKSLSPLKLMFRRLLFLFVVGIFGMILSLPYAEYAICGAVIMWLFLLPQARYNLWISILTLLSIIIMTFVDTNSNLYLIDAMAVMLFGMYMSQSGMIYRFKHHRKFFLNTFLICLAAIIVLIGIKYIGSNLSWMNIEDLVTPFQTLIYFIILLFITDKESVQRLLVPFEKLGKTAFTNFMAQMLLLYFFIRFVFPYNHPTPIQSICIALPILIISMLVTHWWLKRYRKGPLEALWRKWTYKNVPKKVKVAKEINS from the coding sequence ATGGATAAGAAGCGTATAGTTGAGTTAGATATTATTCGAGGCATAGCGATTTCAGTCGTTCTTTTTGCAAATGTTTCAGAAGTGTTGCCCATTTTCGGAGATGAAAAGAAACCTCATTTTACAAGTCTAGATTGTATGATTAAACAATTTTTCTCACTATTTATAGATGGACGTTTTATTATGTTGTTTACTTTATTATTTGGTATCGGAATGGGCATATTTATGAATAATGCGCGTAAAAAATCACTTTCACCGTTAAAGCTGATGTTTAGACGTTTACTCTTTCTATTTGTCGTAGGTATCTTTGGTATGATTTTATCATTACCATACGCAGAATATGCAATATGTGGCGCTGTCATCATGTGGTTATTCTTATTACCTCAAGCACGCTATAATTTATGGATTTCAATTCTTACACTATTAAGCATCATTATCATGACATTTGTAGATACGAATTCCAACTTATATTTAATTGATGCAATGGCAGTGATGCTATTTGGGATGTACATGTCACAAAGTGGTATGATTTATAGATTTAAGCACCATCGTAAGTTTTTCTTAAATACATTCCTTATTTGCTTAGCAGCTATTATTGTTTTAATCGGAATAAAGTATATTGGTTCTAATTTATCATGGATGAATATAGAAGACTTAGTCACACCATTCCAAACGCTCATTTACTTCATAATACTATTATTCATTACTGATAAAGAGAGTGTTCAACGTCTTTTAGTACCTTTTGAAAAGTTAGGTAAAACAGCGTTTACGAATTTTATGGCTCAAATGTTATTACTATATTTCTTTATAAGATTTGTGTTCCCATATAATCATCCAACACCAATTCAATCAATCTGTATTGCGCTACCTATCCTCATAATAAGTATGTTAGTGACACATTGGTGGCTTAAACGTTATCGTAAAGGCCCTCTTGAAGCGTTGTGGCGTAAATGGACCTATAAAAATGTACCTAAGAAAGTAAAAGTCGCTAAAGAAATTAATTCATAA
- a CDS encoding zinc ribbon domain-containing protein: protein MTKEKGCVKCGHTEIEEGTLSATGSGLSKMFDVQHNNFKTITCTNCGYTEFYKESSNRASDFIDLFFGG, encoded by the coding sequence ATGACTAAAGAGAAAGGTTGCGTGAAGTGTGGTCATACGGAAATAGAAGAAGGAACACTATCTGCTACAGGATCAGGTTTATCGAAAATGTTTGATGTTCAGCACAATAACTTTAAAACAATCACATGTACGAATTGTGGTTATACCGAGTTTTACAAGGAAAGTTCTAACCGTGCAAGTGACTTCATAGACTTATTCTTTGGGGGATAA
- a CDS encoding sugar porter family MFS transporter has product MKVNKYLIFILGALGGLLYGYDNGVISGALLFIHKDIPLNSTTEGIVVSSMLIGAIIGAGSSGPLADKLGRRRLVMLIAVVFIIGALTLAFSTNLALLIVGRLIIGLAVGGSMSTVPVYLTEMAPTEYRGSLGSLNQLMITIGILAAYLVNYAFANIEGWRWMLGLAVVPSVILLIGIYFMPESPRWLLENRSEEAARKVMKITYDDSEIEKELKEMKEISAIAESSWSVIKSPWLGRTLIVGCIFAIFQQFIGINAVIFYSSSIFAKAGLGEAASILGSVGIGIINVLVTIAALFVVDKIDRKKLLVIGNIGMIASLIIMAVLIWTIGIASSAWIIILCLSLFIVFFGISWGPVLWVMLPELFPMRARGAATGISALVLNIGTLIVSLLFPILSDALSTEWVFLIFAVIGILAMLFVIKFLPETRGRSLEEIEHDLRERTGAKTH; this is encoded by the coding sequence ATGAAAGTGAATAAGTATTTAATATTCATATTGGGAGCATTAGGAGGTTTATTATACGGTTATGATAACGGTGTAATCTCTGGTGCATTACTTTTTATACATAAAGATATACCTCTTAACAGTACGACAGAAGGGATTGTCGTATCATCCATGTTAATTGGTGCCATTATCGGGGCGGGAAGTAGTGGTCCATTAGCCGATAAATTAGGACGTCGTCGTCTTGTAATGTTAATTGCCGTCGTTTTCATTATTGGTGCATTAACACTTGCATTCTCTACAAATCTCGCACTTTTAATTGTGGGACGATTGATTATTGGTTTGGCAGTCGGTGGTTCAATGTCTACAGTACCAGTGTATCTAACTGAAATGGCCCCTACAGAATATCGTGGCTCACTCGGTTCATTAAACCAATTAATGATTACTATTGGTATTTTAGCAGCATATCTTGTGAACTATGCATTTGCCAATATTGAAGGTTGGCGTTGGATGCTTGGTTTAGCAGTTGTACCATCTGTGATTCTACTTATTGGAATTTACTTTATGCCTGAGAGTCCAAGATGGTTACTTGAAAATAGAAGCGAAGAAGCGGCTCGTAAAGTTATGAAGATTACTTATGACGATAGCGAAATTGAAAAAGAGCTTAAGGAAATGAAAGAAATCTCAGCTATTGCTGAATCATCATGGTCAGTAATAAAATCGCCTTGGTTAGGTAGAACACTTATTGTAGGTTGTATCTTTGCGATATTCCAACAATTTATCGGTATTAATGCGGTTATCTTCTATTCTTCATCTATCTTCGCTAAGGCTGGTTTAGGTGAAGCGGCATCTATTTTAGGTTCAGTTGGTATAGGTATAATTAATGTTCTTGTTACAATTGCAGCATTATTTGTAGTTGATAAAATTGACCGTAAGAAATTATTAGTCATTGGTAATATTGGGATGATTGCATCACTTATCATCATGGCAGTATTGATTTGGACAATAGGTATAGCATCGTCAGCGTGGATTATTATCTTATGTTTATCTCTATTTATCGTTTTCTTCGGTATTTCATGGGGACCTGTGTTATGGGTCATGTTACCAGAGCTTTTCCCTATGCGCGCTCGCGGTGCAGCAACTGGTATCTCAGCATTAGTGCTTAATATTGGTACATTAATTGTGTCATTACTATTCCCAATTTTAAGCGATGCGTTAAGTACAGAATGGGTCTTCTTAATTTTCGCTGTAATTGGTATACTTGCAATGCTATTTGTTATTAAATTCTTACCTGAAACACGTGGACGTAGTCTTGAAGAAATTGAGCATGATTTACGCGAACGTACAGGCGCTAAAACACATTAA
- a CDS encoding MarR family transcriptional regulator — MTQINGIDEWVEVTEYFRYIEDMIERNFKQNYGVSLREFYVLHELYKAQDNKYKINDLIKEVKLSQSAMSRLIDRLRSPKKALICKDMSEEDQRATYIYLTDKGNSIVQQLMKDYRKLISKVDIESIERQIKRAKRANLS, encoded by the coding sequence ATGACACAAATCAACGGAATAGACGAGTGGGTTGAAGTTACAGAATATTTTCGATACATCGAGGACATGATTGAGCGTAATTTCAAACAAAACTATGGTGTTAGTTTAAGAGAGTTCTATGTACTTCATGAATTATATAAAGCGCAAGATAATAAGTATAAAATTAATGATTTAATAAAAGAAGTGAAATTGAGTCAGAGTGCGATGTCGCGTCTCATAGATCGACTGCGGTCTCCGAAGAAAGCATTAATATGTAAGGATATGAGTGAAGAAGATCAACGTGCGACGTATATTTATCTTACAGACAAAGGCAATTCTATTGTTCAACAACTCATGAAAGATTATAGAAAGTTAATTAGCAAAGTCGATATCGAAAGTATTGAACGACAAATAAAAAGAGCTAAACGTGCTAATTTATCTTAA
- a CDS encoding anion permease, whose protein sequence is MENTVKYRKFILPIVVGLIIWALTPFKPDALNDQAWYMFAIFVATIIACITQPMTIGAVSIIGFTIMVLVGIMDTKSAVEGFGNSSIWLIAMAFFISRGFVKTGLGRRIALQFVKLFGKKTLGLAYSLVGVDLILAPATPSNTARAGGIMFPIIKSLSESFGSTPKDGTERKMGAFLIFTEFQGNLITAAMFLTAMAGNPIAQSLAEKTAHVHITWMNWFVAAIVPGLISLIVVPFIIYKMYPPTVKETPNAKKWATEQLEEMGKISLAEKFMIGIFIVALILWITGSFINIDATLTAFIALSLLLLTGVLNWKDILNETGAWNTLVWFSVLVLMADQLNKLGFIPWLSKLIAHSLGGFSWPIVLVLLILFFFYSHYLFASATAHVSAMYAALLGVAVAAGAPPLFSALMLGFFGNLLASTTHYSSGPAPILYASGYVSQKRWWLMNLVLGIVYFIIWIGLGSLWMKLIGMM, encoded by the coding sequence TTCCAATTGTTGTAGGATTGATTATTTGGGCACTCACCCCTTTTAAACCTGATGCTTTAAATGACCAAGCTTGGTATATGTTTGCAATTTTTGTGGCTACAATTATCGCATGTATTACGCAACCTATGACAATCGGTGCTGTATCTATCATTGGCTTTACGATTATGGTACTCGTTGGCATCATGGATACAAAATCAGCTGTTGAAGGTTTTGGGAATAGTAGTATCTGGCTTATCGCTATGGCCTTTTTCATTTCAAGAGGGTTTGTTAAAACAGGACTCGGCCGACGTATTGCACTTCAATTCGTAAAATTATTTGGTAAGAAGACGCTAGGTCTTGCTTATTCCCTTGTAGGTGTAGATTTAATTTTAGCACCAGCAACACCTAGTAACACTGCTCGTGCAGGTGGAATAATGTTCCCTATCATTAAATCTCTCTCAGAATCATTTGGTTCAACACCTAAAGACGGCACTGAGAGAAAGATGGGTGCATTTTTAATATTTACAGAGTTCCAAGGTAACCTTATTACGGCAGCTATGTTCTTAACCGCAATGGCAGGTAACCCTATCGCTCAAAGTTTAGCTGAGAAGACCGCTCATGTTCATATTACCTGGATGAATTGGTTTGTTGCAGCTATCGTTCCTGGTCTTATTTCACTAATAGTTGTCCCATTCATTATTTATAAAATGTACCCTCCAACTGTTAAAGAAACACCTAACGCTAAAAAGTGGGCTACTGAACAATTAGAGGAAATGGGCAAAATTTCATTAGCTGAGAAATTTATGATTGGGATTTTTATCGTAGCGTTAATACTTTGGATAACTGGTAGCTTTATCAATATTGATGCGACGTTAACAGCCTTTATCGCGTTATCTCTTCTCTTACTTACAGGCGTATTAAATTGGAAAGATATATTAAATGAAACAGGTGCCTGGAATACACTTGTTTGGTTCTCGGTACTCGTATTAATGGCAGATCAATTAAATAAATTAGGCTTTATTCCTTGGTTAAGTAAACTCATCGCACATAGTTTAGGTGGCTTTAGTTGGCCAATAGTGTTAGTTTTACTCATTCTATTTTTCTTCTACTCACACTATTTATTCGCGAGTGCAACTGCACACGTCAGTGCCATGTATGCCGCGTTACTTGGGGTTGCAGTAGCAGCTGGTGCGCCACCGTTATTCAGTGCATTGATGTTAGGTTTCTTCGGTAATTTACTAGCCTCAACTACGCACTATAGTAGTGGTCCAGCACCAATTCTTTATGCTTCTGGCTATGTATCACAGAAACGTTGGTGGCTTATGAACCTTGTACTCGGTATCGTTTACTTTATTATTTGGATTGGATTAGGTTCATTATGGATGAAATTAATTGGAATGATGTAA